A region from the Candidatus Binatia bacterium genome encodes:
- a CDS encoding tripartite tricarboxylate transporter substrate-binding protein, whose translation MSRRLLFAAALLAIFACAPDTNAADAQQFFKGKTVRIVVGFAAGGGFDTYARAIGRHLGKHIPGNPAIIVENMGGAGSLLAANDLYNRAKPDGLTIGNFIGSLVQQQLFETKGVEFDARKFEWLGVPVQDSTACALTKASGITSLERWLAAKEPVKLGGEAPGANDSDVPRILKAALGLPIQLVEGYKGTSQIRLAADAGEIAGGCWTWESIKTTWRQGLESGNVNVVIQVNPQRLPDLPNVPNALEHAKTEEGREIIRAGVLNASAILRVYALPPATPKDRVELLRAAFLATMKDPEFVAEMNKATLSINPLSGAEVEKIAQSFFKLQPKEVSKLKEILMPGK comes from the coding sequence ATGAGCAGACGACTTCTCTTCGCGGCCGCCCTTCTCGCAATCTTCGCCTGCGCGCCCGATACGAATGCGGCCGACGCGCAGCAGTTTTTCAAAGGCAAAACCGTCCGGATCGTCGTCGGCTTCGCCGCCGGCGGCGGCTTCGACACGTATGCGCGAGCCATCGGCCGGCATCTGGGGAAGCACATCCCCGGCAACCCCGCCATCATCGTGGAAAACATGGGCGGCGCCGGCAGCCTGCTCGCGGCCAACGATCTCTACAACCGCGCCAAGCCCGACGGCCTCACGATCGGAAACTTCATCGGCTCGCTCGTGCAGCAGCAGCTCTTCGAGACCAAGGGGGTGGAGTTCGACGCGCGGAAATTCGAATGGCTCGGAGTGCCGGTGCAGGATTCGACCGCCTGCGCGCTGACCAAGGCGAGCGGGATCACCAGCCTGGAAAGATGGCTCGCCGCCAAAGAGCCGGTCAAGCTCGGCGGCGAGGCGCCGGGCGCGAACGATTCCGACGTGCCGCGGATCTTGAAAGCGGCCCTCGGGCTGCCGATCCAGCTGGTCGAAGGTTACAAGGGAACCTCGCAGATCCGGCTGGCCGCCGACGCGGGAGAGATTGCCGGCGGCTGCTGGACGTGGGAGTCGATCAAGACCACGTGGCGCCAGGGGCTGGAGTCGGGAAACGTCAACGTGGTGATACAGGTGAACCCGCAAAGGCTGCCGGACTTGCCCAACGTACCCAACGCCCTGGAACACGCCAAGACCGAAGAGGGCCGCGAGATCATCCGGGCGGGGGTTCTGAATGCGTCGGCCATTCTCAGAGTCTACGCCCTGCCGCCGGCGACTCCGAAGGATCGAGTGGAGCTTTTGCGCGCGGCCTTCCTCGCGACCATGAAAGATCCGGAATTCGTCGCCGAGATGAACAAAGCCACGCTCTCGATCAATCCCCTATCCGGCGCGGAAGTGGAAAAGATCGCGCAGAGCTTCTTCAAGCTGCAGCCGAAGGAGGTGTCGAAGCTCAAAGAGATTTTGATGCCGGGGAAGTAA
- a CDS encoding TAXI family TRAP transporter solute-binding subunit yields the protein MNDVKHRYSAEIQRTKGLLELAAGLYDTSLSFKTPRAAERAIQTESRVGYSLALALTATREKGMSLSFAADGFRELLNVSRGKLSLGWINPSVAATMAYRGKGLFSKRQPIRTVAVFPSYDVMAFAVHESTGITSLEQIRKERVPLRLSTGSVDKAWLKYSPTMFTVAAVMKAAGFSFANLKQWGGKIQSVSRPSHPDRRAALENGTINAVFDEGIKSWGQTAIDAGFRYLPIEGAILKKLTAIGYRPSVLPKSRFPALAADVPTVDFSGWPMVVHKDMEDEVAYAICEAIEGRKALMPTDNFKPLDMAQLCANDAEAPYDVPLHPGAQRFYLERGYLKDER from the coding sequence ATGAACGACGTGAAACATCGATACAGCGCGGAGATCCAGCGGACCAAGGGACTGCTGGAGCTGGCCGCCGGCCTCTACGACACTTCGCTCTCGTTCAAGACGCCGCGCGCCGCCGAGCGGGCGATTCAGACCGAATCGCGGGTCGGGTATTCGCTCGCGCTCGCGCTGACGGCGACGCGCGAGAAGGGCATGTCGTTGTCCTTTGCGGCCGATGGATTCCGCGAGCTGCTGAACGTGAGCCGGGGCAAGCTTTCGCTCGGCTGGATCAATCCTTCGGTGGCCGCGACCATGGCCTACAGGGGCAAGGGTTTGTTTTCCAAGCGGCAGCCGATCCGGACCGTCGCGGTGTTTCCTTCGTACGACGTCATGGCCTTCGCCGTGCACGAATCCACCGGCATCACCTCGCTCGAACAGATTCGCAAGGAGCGCGTCCCGCTCCGGCTCTCGACCGGAAGCGTCGACAAGGCGTGGCTCAAGTACAGCCCGACGATGTTCACGGTCGCCGCAGTTATGAAAGCCGCGGGATTTAGCTTCGCGAACTTGAAGCAGTGGGGCGGGAAGATCCAGTCGGTCTCGCGGCCGAGCCACCCGGACCGCCGCGCGGCGCTGGAGAACGGGACGATCAACGCTGTGTTCGACGAGGGAATCAAGAGCTGGGGGCAGACGGCGATCGACGCCGGGTTCCGCTACCTGCCCATCGAGGGCGCCATTCTCAAAAAACTGACGGCGATCGGCTATCGCCCGTCGGTTTTGCCCAAGTCGCGGTTTCCCGCGCTCGCCGCCGACGTGCCGACGGTCGATTTCAGCGGCTGGCCCATGGTGGTGCACAAAGATATGGAGGATGAAGTCGCCTATGCGATTTGCGAGGCGATCGAGGGGCGCAAGGCGCTGATGCCGACGGACAACTTCAAGCCGCTCGACATGGCGCAGCTTTGCGCCAACGACGCCGAGGCGCCGTACGACGTGCCGCTGCATCCGGGAGCTCAGCGATTTTACTTAGAACGCGGGTATTTGAAAGATGAAAGATGA
- a CDS encoding DUF3300 domain-containing protein, with amino-acid sequence MISRDAMKKPLAVLLATAMLSAPAAGINPFATLLAEAQEYGQAQDRYSRQQLENLLAPVALYPDPLLAQVLVAATFDEDIEEASRFVRRYRDPNAVDNQAWDVSVKAVAHYPSVIHMMADKIDWTIALGQAYVEQPEDVMDAVQFLRRQAQKAGNLASNDYHRVVVEREYVEIVPYRPDVIFVPVYEPEIVFFRPAAVITFGVAFPIGVWLIHDFDWRTHRVYYHGWRGGRDWIVRSRPNIRITNIYVNNNFNTVRINRNVVRRNVNVTNLNRFNTVNREVNFTNVERRNQARGAAGDVRGASRREGAEKGQQKDRDRGSATVAPRTKGEDRSDVKQKDSSPREPAKRLKASVEKTPDANADRQKQGRDAQDQPPRVSRQGQDSPGKTSVKGAQPQKPDSGAPAGKVDRDSRRERQAQGKDVPGQPNVQGQQGGREAPRAKQPQAQEGKQKKGVDRDDKKGGKDN; translated from the coding sequence CGCAGAGGCGCAGGAATATGGTCAAGCGCAGGACCGTTATTCCCGCCAACAGCTCGAAAACCTGCTGGCGCCGGTGGCGCTCTATCCCGACCCGCTGCTGGCGCAGGTCCTGGTCGCCGCAACCTTCGACGAAGATATCGAGGAGGCGTCGCGGTTTGTGCGCCGTTATCGCGACCCCAACGCAGTCGATAATCAGGCGTGGGACGTGAGCGTCAAGGCCGTCGCCCACTATCCGTCCGTCATCCATATGATGGCCGACAAGATCGACTGGACGATCGCGCTGGGCCAGGCCTACGTCGAGCAGCCCGAGGACGTGATGGACGCCGTCCAGTTCCTCAGGAGGCAGGCGCAGAAGGCCGGCAACCTGGCCTCGAACGACTACCATCGCGTGGTCGTCGAGAGAGAATACGTCGAGATCGTGCCGTATCGTCCCGACGTCATCTTCGTGCCCGTCTACGAGCCCGAGATCGTCTTCTTCCGGCCGGCGGCGGTCATCACCTTCGGCGTGGCGTTTCCGATCGGCGTGTGGCTGATCCACGACTTCGACTGGCGCACGCACCGCGTGTACTACCACGGCTGGCGCGGCGGCCGTGATTGGATCGTCCGCAGCCGCCCGAACATCAGGATCACCAACATCTACGTCAACAATAATTTCAATACCGTTCGCATCAACCGCAACGTGGTGCGGCGGAACGTGAACGTGACCAACCTGAACCGCTTCAACACCGTCAACCGCGAAGTCAATTTCACCAACGTCGAGCGCCGGAACCAGGCCCGGGGCGCCGCCGGCGACGTCCGGGGAGCGAGCCGGCGCGAGGGAGCGGAGAAAGGGCAGCAAAAAGATCGCGACCGCGGCAGCGCCACCGTTGCCCCGCGGACTAAGGGCGAGGACCGTAGCGACGTGAAGCAAAAAGACTCTTCGCCGCGCGAGCCGGCCAAACGGCTCAAGGCCTCGGTCGAAAAGACGCCAGACGCCAACGCGGACCGGCAAAAACAAGGGCGCGACGCGCAGGACCAGCCGCCGCGAGTGTCGCGCCAGGGCCAGGACAGCCCGGGAAAGACGAGCGTCAAGGGCGCACAGCCGCAGAAGCCGGATAGCGGCGCGCCTGCCGGAAAGGTAGACCGAGACTCGCGACGCGAGCGCCAGGCTCAGGGTAAGGATGTCCCGGGACAGCCGAACGTCCAGGGACAGCAGGGCGGCCGCGAAGCGCCGCGCGCCAAGCAGCCCCAAGCGCAGGAAGGCAAGCAGAAAAAAGGCGTCGATCGAGACGACAAAAAAGGCGGCAAAGACAACTAA